One Brachyspira pilosicoli P43/6/78 genomic window carries:
- the cyaB gene encoding class IV adenylate cyclase gives MVNNEIEIKAYIRDFENTLSFLYKNARFKKKYFKKDIYYAKKDDILNDDIKLKNCIRLRVEHGGYTFCSKDRKLIDGVEVNDEIELKVSKKNARFIINFLSSLQGYREYVRKEKKGYAFTYKNSLVEVSKIKGLGDFVEIEFLNSEESVENQVCQLKAILKEIGIDEKDIETRAYIDMLKKAKEL, from the coding sequence ATGGTTAATAATGAAATAGAAATAAAAGCATATATTAGAGATTTTGAAAATACTTTAAGTTTTCTTTATAAGAATGCAAGATTTAAAAAGAAGTATTTTAAAAAAGATATATATTATGCTAAAAAAGATGATATTTTAAATGATGATATAAAATTAAAAAACTGCATTAGGCTTAGGGTAGAACATGGAGGCTATACATTTTGCTCTAAAGACAGAAAATTAATAGACGGCGTAGAAGTTAATGATGAGATAGAATTAAAAGTAAGTAAGAAAAACGCTAGATTTATAATTAATTTTTTATCATCTCTTCAAGGCTACAGAGAGTATGTGAGAAAAGAGAAGAAAGGTTATGCTTTTACATATAAAAACTCTTTAGTGGAAGTATCGAAAATAAAAGGTTTAGGTGATTTTGTAGAGATAGAGTTTTTAAATAGTGAAGAGAGTGTAGAAAATCAGGTTTGTCAGTTAAAAGCGATATTAAAAGAAATAGGCATAGACGAAAAAGATATAGAAACAAGAGCGTATATTGATATGCTTAAAAAAGCTAAAGAATTATAG
- a CDS encoding DUF819 family protein: MSSFFQSDASILAIIFLITSLALLGQQIKLGRILGPALSVILLGIFCTNVGLTPVDHNVYGVFFTYCVPLSISIILMGVDIKALLKLSREPFVAMLVSVLSVSFLAFLFGLIFAKEIEDGWKVAGMFVGSYTGGSPNLTAIATALGTSREAIAAANAADYVVGTPAVIFYMSLPPILKASKQFNKIWPYSFTEEELAKDDGQGEFLGSKEWSIKEISSLIAIAMIIVAASTFVSQYFPDSVKGSARLILISTVSLILSRFPFIRKLRGNNDLGLFFSLLFLTVLGLTINLKGFLSSTFYITIFCALIIIFSMIFQWVVSRILKIKYQYVLLATVAAVWDGPTSALVAGGAKWKSLMSIAIIMGIMGGVCGNYLGITVAFLIKNTLGL; this comes from the coding sequence ATGAGTTCATTTTTTCAAAGTGATGCTAGTATTTTAGCTATTATCTTTTTAATAACATCGCTTGCATTATTAGGGCAGCAAATAAAATTAGGTAGGATTTTAGGTCCTGCTTTAAGCGTTATATTATTGGGTATATTTTGTACGAATGTAGGCTTAACTCCTGTTGATCATAATGTATATGGAGTATTTTTTACATATTGTGTGCCTTTATCAATTTCTATAATACTTATGGGGGTTGATATTAAGGCTTTACTAAAATTATCAAGAGAGCCTTTTGTGGCTATGCTTGTTTCTGTTCTTAGTGTTTCTTTTTTGGCTTTTCTTTTTGGATTAATATTTGCAAAAGAAATAGAAGATGGTTGGAAAGTTGCTGGAATGTTTGTAGGAAGCTATACAGGAGGAAGCCCAAATTTAACTGCTATAGCTACTGCATTAGGAACCAGCAGAGAAGCAATAGCTGCTGCAAATGCTGCTGATTATGTGGTTGGTACACCTGCTGTTATTTTTTATATGTCTCTTCCTCCTATATTAAAAGCATCAAAACAGTTTAATAAAATTTGGCCTTATTCTTTTACAGAAGAAGAACTTGCAAAAGATGATGGACAGGGGGAGTTTTTAGGAAGCAAAGAATGGAGCATTAAAGAGATTTCTTCATTAATAGCAATAGCAATGATAATAGTTGCTGCTTCAACTTTTGTAAGTCAATATTTTCCTGATAGTGTTAAAGGTTCTGCTAGATTAATTTTAATAAGTACAGTTTCTTTAATATTATCAAGATTTCCTTTTATAAGAAAGCTTAGAGGCAATAATGATTTAGGTCTTTTCTTTTCACTTCTTTTTTTGACAGTGTTGGGTCTTACAATTAATTTAAAAGGTTTTTTAAGTTCAACATTTTATATAACAATATTCTGTGCTTTAATTATAATATTTTCTATGATTTTTCAATGGGTTGTTTCAAGGATATTAAAGATAAAATATCAATATGTTTTATTAGCTACAGTTGCTGCTGTTTGGGACGGACCTACTTCTGCTTTAGTTGCTGGAGGAGCAAAGTGGAAATCTTTGATGTCTATTGCAATTATAATGGGAATTATGGGAGGTGTTTGCGGTAACTATTTGGGAATAACTGTTGCTTTTTTAATTAAAAATACATTGGGGCTATAA
- the aspS gene encoding aspartate--tRNA ligase has product MRFKSAYNGILTKNDIGKEVKLAGWVLRRRDHGGVIFVDLRDRTGFVQIVFNPEISKEAHNNAQDLRSEYVISVEGKVRARSEEMINPKIPTGEIEVMVEKMELLNTSETPPFLLEDDIDTGEDIRLKYRYLDLRRTKVFNNLYKRFEITNAFRKHLADNGFIDVETPILNKSTPEGARDFLVPSRLNAGDFYALPQSPQIFKQILMIGGFERYYQVAKCFRDEDLRADRQPEFTQVDIETSFLNTDEFLSIMEKVVSNIVKDVYNIDLKTPFPRLNYYDAMEMYGSDKPDTRFELKLINVEEAVRGCDFAVFKNALDNKFIIRCLNAKGGVDKLSRKDIDDFTKYVGIFGAKGLAWMRVTENGLESNIVKFFSEENQKKILEVTKAEKGDLLFFVADTPKVTFDALGNLRLRVAEKLNLIDKNKLNFLWVVEFPLFEYDHKEKRISATHHPFTAPVPEDVAILESEPLKVRSDTYDLVLNGNEIGGGGQRIYDSKVQATIFKLLGIDEEKAKIRFGFLLDALKYGAPPMCGMAFGIDRVIMLLQKQDSIREVIAFPKTQKGQCLMSSCPSTVDADQLEELHLSIEE; this is encoded by the coding sequence ATGCGTTTTAAAAGTGCCTATAATGGAATTTTAACAAAAAATGATATTGGTAAAGAAGTTAAATTAGCTGGTTGGGTCTTAAGAAGAAGAGACCATGGCGGAGTAATATTTGTAGATTTAAGAGATAGAACAGGTTTTGTACAAATAGTATTCAATCCTGAGATAAGCAAAGAAGCACATAATAACGCTCAAGATTTAAGAAGCGAATATGTTATAAGTGTTGAAGGTAAAGTAAGAGCAAGAAGCGAAGAGATGATTAACCCTAAAATTCCTACTGGTGAAATAGAAGTTATGGTTGAAAAAATGGAGCTTCTTAATACTTCTGAAACTCCTCCTTTCTTACTTGAAGATGATATTGATACTGGTGAAGATATAAGATTAAAATACAGATATTTAGACTTAAGAAGAACTAAAGTATTCAACAACCTATATAAAAGATTTGAAATTACTAATGCTTTTAGAAAACATTTAGCTGACAATGGTTTTATAGATGTTGAAACTCCTATATTAAACAAAAGTACTCCTGAAGGTGCTAGAGACTTCCTTGTTCCTTCAAGATTAAATGCTGGAGATTTTTACGCATTGCCTCAGTCTCCTCAAATATTCAAGCAAATACTTATGATTGGCGGTTTTGAGAGATATTATCAAGTTGCTAAATGTTTCCGTGATGAGGACTTGAGAGCTGACAGACAGCCTGAGTTTACTCAAGTTGATATTGAAACTTCTTTCCTTAATACTGATGAGTTTTTATCTATTATGGAGAAAGTTGTTTCTAATATAGTTAAAGATGTTTATAATATAGATTTAAAAACTCCATTCCCTAGATTAAATTATTATGATGCTATGGAAATGTATGGAAGCGATAAGCCTGATACTAGATTTGAATTAAAACTTATTAATGTTGAAGAGGCTGTTAGAGGCTGTGATTTTGCAGTATTCAAAAATGCATTAGATAACAAATTTATAATAAGATGTTTGAATGCTAAAGGCGGAGTTGATAAATTAAGCAGAAAAGATATTGATGACTTTACTAAATATGTTGGTATATTTGGTGCTAAAGGTCTTGCTTGGATGAGAGTTACTGAAAACGGACTTGAATCTAACATTGTTAAATTCTTCTCTGAGGAAAATCAAAAGAAAATATTAGAAGTTACAAAAGCAGAGAAAGGCGATTTACTATTCTTTGTTGCTGATACACCAAAAGTTACATTTGATGCTTTAGGTAATTTAAGATTAAGAGTTGCTGAGAAGTTAAATTTAATAGATAAAAACAAATTAAACTTCTTGTGGGTAGTAGAGTTTCCATTATTTGAATATGACCACAAAGAAAAGAGAATATCAGCTACTCACCACCCATTTACTGCTCCTGTACCTGAAGACGTTGCTATACTTGAAAGCGAGCCTCTAAAAGTAAGAAGTGATACTTATGACTTAGTATTAAACGGTAACGAAATAGGCGGAGGCGGTCAGCGTATATATGACAGCAAAGTACAAGCTACTATATTCAAACTTTTAGGCATAGATGAAGAGAAAGCTAAAATAAGATTTGGTTTCTTACTTGATGCTTTAAAATATGGTGCTCCTCCTATGTGCGGTATGGCTTTTGGTATAGACAGAGTTATAATGTTATTACAAAAACAAGACAGCATAAGAGAAGTTATAGCATTCCCTAAAACTCAGAAGGGACAATGTTTGATGAGCAGCTGTCCTTCTACTGTTGATGCCGACCAATTAGAAGAGCTTCATTTGAGTATAGAAGAATAA
- a CDS encoding tetratricopeptide repeat protein gives MDNNTNNNNTNNNNTNNNTNDKPNNPKNNSKYKNNTCIMIALFLLAFGAFALIYSSHTKKIESRFDKALENYSLNIQTIISNTTIDKTVITNESENSITINNEFIINDEIANSFKSTFDINTRMLESSMAEIMKNSNDLLSFWFAFLSVIMIVFTFSSIFINNNILSESKENLEYIEILKKDIENYKDKIQHYELDTKNLHLKIDTETQRKIFELETSSNKFLKEINEKNSEALNSIDKLKIEFNNSINSIQEKSNQMILDIKKQAQTESKQLIESIKDKAEEETKKLIEENNRNIEISNLFNLAYQSDNNKDYNSSINYYNKIIEMTDELLKGYDENSEEYYQYKNYCFIAYYNRGNAKSDLDYNEEAIKDYDKAIELNPNSSETYNNRGNAKSYLGLYKEAIKDFDKAIELNPNNSEAYNNRGNIKSYLELYEEAIKDYNKAIELNPNNSEAYNNIGTAKSNLGYNEEAIKIYDKVIELNPNYSNAYNNRGVSKHKLEKYKEAIKDYDKAIELNPSNSDAYFNMVLPKQLLANTTEDEKEKNKLIEEAYNDFINGYNLADDKLKDKYKQKAINFAKQGYNVMIKICDEMCWEY, from the coding sequence ATGGATAACAATACAAACAACAACAATACAAACAACAACAATACAAACAACAACACAAATGATAAACCTAACAACCCTAAAAATAATAGCAAATATAAAAATAACACTTGCATAATGATTGCATTATTTTTGCTCGCTTTTGGGGCATTTGCATTGATATATTCTTCACATACTAAAAAAATAGAAAGCAGATTTGATAAAGCATTAGAAAATTACTCTCTAAATATCCAAACTATAATAAGCAATACAACCATAGATAAAACTGTTATAACTAATGAATCAGAAAATAGCATTACAATAAACAACGAATTTATAATTAATGATGAAATAGCAAATAGTTTCAAATCAACATTTGATATAAACACAAGAATGCTAGAATCCTCAATGGCAGAGATAATGAAAAACTCAAATGATTTATTAAGTTTCTGGTTTGCATTTTTGTCTGTAATAATGATAGTATTTACATTTTCTAGTATATTTATCAATAATAATATCTTATCTGAAAGTAAGGAAAATTTGGAATATATAGAAATCTTAAAAAAAGATATTGAAAACTACAAAGATAAAATACAACATTATGAACTTGATACTAAAAATTTACATTTAAAAATTGATACAGAAACACAAAGAAAAATATTTGAATTAGAAACAAGTTCAAATAAATTTTTGAAAGAAATAAATGAAAAAAATAGTGAAGCTTTAAATTCAATAGATAAATTAAAAATAGAATTTAATAACTCTATTAATTCAATTCAAGAAAAATCAAATCAAATGATATTAGATATAAAAAAACAAGCACAAACAGAAAGCAAACAATTAATAGAATCAATAAAAGATAAAGCAGAAGAAGAAACTAAAAAATTAATAGAAGAAAATAATAGAAATATAGAGATATCAAATTTATTTAATTTAGCTTATCAATCTGATAATAATAAGGACTATAATTCATCTATAAATTATTATAACAAAATTATAGAAATGACAGATGAATTATTAAAAGGATATGATGAAAACTCTGAAGAATATTATCAATATAAAAATTATTGTTTTATTGCTTATTATAATAGAGGTAACGCTAAATCAGATTTAGATTATAACGAGGAAGCTATTAAAGATTATGATAAAGCTATAGAATTAAATCCAAATAGTTCAGAAACTTATAATAATAGAGGTAATGCTAAATCATATTTAGGACTATATAAAGAAGCTATTAAAGATTTTGATAAAGCTATAGAATTAAATCCTAATAATTCAGAAGCTTATAATAATAGAGGTAATATTAAATCATATTTAGAATTATATGAAGAAGCTATTAAAGATTATAATAAAGCTATAGAATTAAATCCTAATAATTCAGAAGCTTATAATAATATAGGCACAGCTAAGTCAAACTTAGGTTATAATGAAGAAGCTATTAAAATTTATGATAAAGTTATAGAATTAAATCCTAATTATTCAAATGCTTATAATAATAGAGGTGTTTCAAAACATAAACTAGAAAAATATAAAGAAGCTATTAAAGATTATGATAAAGCTATAGAATTAAATCCTAGTAATTCAGATGCTTATTTTAATATGGTATTACCAAAACAATTATTAGCAAATACAACAGAAGATGAAAAAGAAAAAAATAAATTAATAGAAGAAGCTTATAATGATTTCATCAATGGTTATAATTTAGCTGATGATAAATTAAAAGATAAGTATAAACAAAAAGCTATAAATTTTGCTAAACAAGGTTATAATGTTATGATAAAAATATGCGATGAAATGTGTTGGGAATACTAA
- a CDS encoding alanine/glycine:cation symporter family protein yields MNIINSIITNTNNVMYGYLLLAVFFVVAVFFTIRLKGIQISHSIHALKLLFSKHEKGDGVSGFVSFCISTASRVGTGNITGVMGAVSAGGPGALFWMWIMALLGGSLAFSESTLAQLYKEKDSMGKFIGGASFYIKSKLKKPVLAMLFALCMIFTYTTFNGVQANTISNALSKYNVSVIITAVILTILTALILFSKKRDTITHACVFIVPVMAIPYILMGLFIFFTNLPSVPSVFQNIFIQAFKPSAIFGGAIGITISNGLKRGLFSNEAGMGGAPHAAAAAHTSHPCKQGLIQMFSVFTDTLLICSISGFILLLSPEAMKEVKNIEGINLFQYAMESHLGSFGSIFITVCILFFSYSSILGNFFYIKTGAAAVKDNFASYIIVGLMTIVMVFAGSLAEFKTIWGAGDMFMGFMALLNIIVMVILNKPVYLLTKHYVSQLKEHKEPKFNKNSIADLSNDDAISQWNVNE; encoded by the coding sequence ATGAATATTATTAATTCTATTATAACAAACACAAATAATGTTATGTATGGATATTTACTTTTGGCCGTATTTTTTGTGGTGGCTGTATTTTTTACTATTAGACTAAAAGGAATACAAATTTCTCACTCTATACATGCACTAAAACTTCTATTCTCAAAGCATGAAAAAGGAGACGGAGTTTCAGGGTTTGTAAGCTTTTGTATAAGTACTGCTTCAAGAGTAGGTACTGGAAACATTACTGGTGTTATGGGTGCTGTTTCTGCGGGAGGACCTGGGGCATTATTTTGGATGTGGATTATGGCTCTTTTAGGCGGAAGTTTAGCTTTTTCTGAAAGTACACTCGCACAATTATATAAAGAAAAAGATTCTATGGGTAAGTTTATAGGAGGAGCTTCTTTCTATATAAAAAGTAAATTAAAAAAACCTGTACTTGCAATGCTATTTGCTTTATGTATGATATTTACTTATACTACTTTTAATGGAGTTCAGGCAAATACTATATCAAATGCATTATCAAAATATAATGTATCTGTAATAATTACTGCTGTTATTTTAACAATACTCACAGCATTAATATTATTCAGCAAAAAGAGAGATACTATAACACATGCATGCGTATTTATAGTGCCTGTTATGGCAATACCTTATATATTAATGGGGCTTTTTATATTCTTCACTAATTTACCTTCAGTGCCTTCAGTTTTTCAAAATATATTTATACAAGCATTTAAACCTAGTGCAATTTTTGGAGGTGCTATAGGTATTACAATTTCAAACGGATTAAAAAGAGGATTATTCTCAAATGAGGCTGGTATGGGAGGAGCTCCGCATGCTGCTGCTGCTGCTCATACTTCTCACCCTTGTAAACAGGGACTTATACAAATGTTCTCTGTATTTACAGATACTTTATTAATATGTTCTATTTCTGGTTTTATACTTTTATTATCTCCTGAAGCTATGAAAGAAGTAAAAAACATAGAAGGTATTAATTTATTTCAATATGCTATGGAATCACATTTAGGAAGTTTTGGTTCTATATTTATTACTGTATGTATATTGTTCTTCTCATATAGCTCTATACTTGGTAATTTCTTCTATATAAAAACAGGTGCTGCTGCTGTAAAAGATAATTTTGCATCATATATAATAGTAGGACTTATGACTATAGTAATGGTATTTGCTGGTTCATTGGCAGAGTTCAAAACTATTTGGGGAGCAGGTGATATGTTTATGGGATTTATGGCTTTATTAAACATTATAGTAATGGTAATACTTAATAAACCAGTATACTTACTTACAAAACATTATGTATCACAATTAAAAGAACATAAAGAACCTAAATTCAATAAAAACTCTATTGCAGATTTATCAAATGATGATGCTATTAGTCAGTGGAATGTAAATGAATAA
- a CDS encoding ankyrin repeat domain-containing protein: MRYLSLIFILIFNISFLFSQNTNTGKLDQLLDYANTGNINGIKRLISAGSISSYIDFGDMQGHNALITATFRGYKDIVVLLLSQKIDVNASCIHGKTALTYAAENGYVDIASYLLAKNANPNIKINNGTTALLQAAGKGYYTITEMIINAGADVNMSGLYVNPDDANYNMTPLMVAAYNNHDDIVKLLLDNGSDINKVNNVGANALFYAIAKGNGEVAKMLLERNADANVVSSYGYYGNITTLALASSLGLNDIVSSLLIGKANINYRMADGRTALIWASISGKKDIVLSLINANADVNIKDNDGKTALMFAAENGDYDSVQYLLDGNADLSIVDNLSKNALMYAMENGNTDIVDLITKRSLAKK, encoded by the coding sequence ATGCGTTATCTTAGTTTGATTTTTATACTTATTTTTAATATATCTTTTCTATTTTCTCAAAATACTAATACTGGAAAATTAGACCAATTATTAGATTATGCTAATACAGGTAATATTAATGGAATAAAAAGATTAATTTCTGCTGGTTCTATTTCAAGTTATATAGATTTTGGAGATATGCAGGGACATAATGCTTTAATAACAGCTACTTTTAGAGGTTATAAAGATATAGTTGTTTTGCTATTATCTCAAAAAATAGATGTTAATGCTAGCTGTATACATGGAAAGACTGCTTTAACTTATGCGGCAGAAAACGGATATGTTGATATAGCTTCTTATTTGCTTGCTAAAAATGCTAATCCTAATATAAAAATTAATAACGGTACTACAGCTTTACTTCAAGCAGCTGGTAAGGGGTATTATACTATAACAGAAATGATTATTAATGCCGGTGCTGATGTTAATATGTCTGGACTTTATGTTAATCCTGATGATGCCAATTATAATATGACTCCTCTTATGGTTGCTGCTTATAATAATCATGATGATATAGTGAAATTGTTGCTTGACAATGGAAGCGATATAAATAAAGTTAATAATGTTGGAGCTAATGCTTTATTTTATGCTATAGCTAAGGGTAATGGAGAAGTAGCTAAAATGCTCCTTGAGAGAAATGCTGATGCTAATGTAGTATCTAGTTATGGATATTATGGAAATATTACAACACTTGCTTTAGCTTCATCATTGGGATTGAATGATATAGTGTCATCACTTTTAATAGGTAAGGCTAATATTAATTATAGAATGGCAGATGGAAGAACTGCTTTAATATGGGCTAGTATATCAGGCAAGAAGGATATTGTTTTATCATTAATTAACGCTAATGCTGATGTTAATATTAAAGATAATGATGGAAAGACTGCTTTGATGTTTGCTGCCGAGAATGGCGATTATGATTCAGTTCAATATTTACTTGACGGTAATGCAGATTTGAGCATAGTAGATAATTTGTCAAAAAATGCTTTAATGTATGCTATGGAAAACGGAAATACAGATATAGTTGATTTAATTACAAAAAGAAGTTTGGCAAAGAAATAA
- a CDS encoding HTH domain-containing protein codes for MTYYDAAKKVLEQSDVPMKVDEIWEKACELGYDKIIAETLNGKMSKTPIASLGAKIYTDIKFNPDTTIFTKVGKGKFLLKSKINSSNQNLINEINDLSEEEDTEESSENTITNKKILEEDLHIPLTKYLYSMKIYSKTINANATDINLKGKMKWGTPDIVSVTFKDYINKSVLELFNHINLPTTEIYAYELKLKLTLGTLTEYYFQALSNSGWANEAWLVAMEIDENNYDELMEEIKRLNQSFGVGIIKLNYYNPEDSEILFSAKKRNNLDIDTMHKLCYNRQFQDFINDVNEILEAKDKSKNHIISSLINSKRFNNPN; via the coding sequence ATGACATATTATGATGCAGCAAAAAAAGTTTTAGAGCAAAGCGATGTTCCTATGAAAGTTGATGAAATATGGGAGAAGGCTTGCGAACTAGGTTATGATAAAATTATAGCTGAAACATTAAACGGTAAAATGAGTAAAACTCCTATTGCAAGTTTAGGAGCAAAAATATATACAGATATAAAATTTAATCCAGATACTACAATCTTTACTAAAGTTGGTAAAGGTAAATTTTTATTAAAAAGCAAAATAAATAGCTCTAATCAAAATTTAATAAATGAAATTAATGATTTAAGCGAAGAAGAAGATACAGAAGAAAGTTCAGAAAATACAATTACAAATAAAAAAATATTAGAAGAAGATTTGCATATACCTCTCACAAAATATTTGTACTCAATGAAAATATATTCTAAAACTATAAATGCCAATGCTACAGATATTAACTTAAAAGGAAAAATGAAATGGGGCACTCCAGATATTGTATCTGTTACTTTTAAAGATTATATTAATAAATCAGTTTTAGAATTATTTAATCATATAAACCTGCCAACTACAGAAATTTACGCTTATGAATTAAAATTAAAACTCACACTTGGAACTTTAACTGAATATTATTTTCAAGCATTATCAAATTCAGGCTGGGCTAATGAAGCTTGGCTTGTTGCTATGGAAATAGATGAAAATAACTATGATGAATTAATGGAAGAAATAAAAAGATTAAATCAGTCTTTTGGTGTAGGTATAATAAAATTAAATTATTATAATCCTGAAGATTCAGAAATATTATTTTCAGCTAAAAAAAGAAATAATTTAGATATAGACACTATGCATAAGCTTTGCTATAACAGACAGTTTCAAGATTTTATTAATGATGTTAATGAAATATTGGAAGCTAAAGATAAATCAAAAAATCATATAATATCAAGTTTGATAAATAGTAAAAGATTTAATAACCCTAATTGA
- a CDS encoding DUF4234 domain-containing protein produces the protein MNIIRSIPIMFLLNFITCGIYHYYWIYNVSLEVKKFTSRKDISPELELLLSILTCNIYSIYWYNKYGNIIYKEIALKIDEKDKNNVTQIIMVSFIIVLFVGMPIIGGLILAFVMGVFVSGMSVLYGGAYNNYTLIESISHAPEVLLVFAGTILAVIAIVLVITAMLLIPDIIMQKKLNSIWIKLKEFYNNKN, from the coding sequence ATGAATATTATAAGGTCTATTCCTATAATGTTTCTTTTAAACTTTATTACTTGCGGTATATATCATTACTATTGGATTTACAATGTTAGCTTAGAAGTTAAAAAATTTACTAGTAGAAAAGACATATCTCCTGAATTAGAACTTCTACTTAGTATTTTAACATGCAATATCTATAGCATATATTGGTATAATAAATACGGAAATATTATTTATAAAGAAATAGCTTTAAAAATTGATGAAAAAGATAAAAATAATGTTACTCAAATAATTATGGTTTCATTTATTATTGTATTATTTGTGGGTATGCCAATTATAGGTGGATTAATACTTGCTTTTGTTATGGGAGTATTTGTAAGCGGTATGTCGGTACTTTACGGAGGAGCTTATAATAATTACACTTTAATTGAATCTATTTCCCATGCTCCTGAAGTATTATTAGTATTTGCTGGTACTATATTAGCAGTTATTGCTATTGTTCTAGTAATTACTGCTATGCTGCTTATTCCTGATATTATTATGCAAAAGAAATTAAACTCTATATGGATAAAACTAAAAGAATTTTATAATAATAAAAACTAA